A single genomic interval of Agarivorans aestuarii harbors:
- the phnP gene encoding phosphonate metabolism protein PhnP has protein sequence MKLTLLGTGNVTGCPVYGCDCLACQRASLDPSKARLLCSAVLEVNGQRILIDANHPQLQTRFPAGSIDAMLLTHFHMDHVQALFELRWGVAEPIPVYHPDDPLGCDDLFKHPGLLDYQPARQAMHSFSLAGINITPLALNHSKPTLGYLFTSENGRIAYLTDTLGIPDQSWQQLLRQPPKYVVIDCSNSPLHRSSNHNNLSDVLELAHALPDSTWVLTHIGHDLDEYLMQHPNCLSSNVLVGHDELCLSL, from the coding sequence ATGAAACTAACCCTACTTGGCACTGGTAATGTAACAGGCTGCCCAGTGTACGGCTGCGATTGCCTCGCCTGCCAGCGAGCGAGCTTAGACCCCAGCAAAGCAAGATTACTTTGCTCAGCGGTGCTAGAAGTAAACGGCCAACGAATACTCATCGATGCCAACCATCCGCAGTTACAAACCCGCTTTCCGGCTGGGTCTATTGATGCCATGTTACTCACCCACTTTCACATGGATCATGTACAAGCTTTATTTGAATTACGCTGGGGAGTGGCCGAGCCAATTCCGGTTTATCACCCAGATGATCCCTTAGGGTGTGATGACCTATTTAAGCACCCTGGTTTACTAGATTATCAGCCCGCTAGACAGGCCATGCATAGCTTTTCGTTAGCCGGTATCAACATAACTCCCCTAGCGTTAAATCACTCAAAACCTACTCTAGGCTACTTGTTTACCAGCGAAAATGGCCGGATTGCCTACTTAACCGATACCTTAGGGATCCCAGACCAAAGCTGGCAACAATTGCTGCGCCAGCCGCCAAAGTATGTAGTAATTGATTGCAGTAACTCTCCCCTGCATCGTTCGAGCAATCACAATAATCTTAGCGACGTACTTGAGTTAGCGCATGCTCTGCCAGACAGCACTTGGGTGCTCACTCACATTGGCCACGATTTAGACGAATACCTTATGCAACACCCCAACTGCTTATCCAGCAATGTGCTGGTTGGGCATGATGAATTATGCCTAAGCCTATAA